A region from the Pseudomonas sp. KU26590 genome encodes:
- a CDS encoding 4a-hydroxytetrahydrobiopterin dehydratase produces MTALNQSQCEACRADAPQVSDAELPDLLKQIPDWNIEVRDSVMQLEKVFLFKNFKFALAFTNAVGEIAEAEGHHPGLLTEWGKVTVTWWSHSIKGLHRNDFIMASRTDEVAKSAEGRK; encoded by the coding sequence ATGACCGCTCTCAACCAATCCCAGTGCGAAGCCTGCCGCGCCGACGCCCCACAGGTCAGCGATGCCGAGCTGCCGGACTTGCTCAAGCAGATACCGGACTGGAACATCGAAGTGCGTGACAGCGTCATGCAGCTGGAAAAAGTCTTTCTGTTCAAGAATTTCAAATTTGCGCTGGCGTTTACCAACGCTGTCGGCGAAATTGCCGAGGCCGAAGGTCACCACCCGGGTCTGCTGACCGAATGGGGCAAAGTGACCGTGACCTGGTGGAGCCACTCCATCAAAGGGCTGCACCGCAACGATTTCATCATGGCCTCCCGCACCGACGAGGTGGCCAAAAGCGCCGAGGGCCGTAAGTAA
- a CDS encoding amino acid aminotransferase: MHFSQIQRVPDDPILGLIQAYAKDPNPNKFDLGVGVYKDAQGLTTIPRAVKIAEQRLVDSQPTKSYIGGHGEPRFGTLICELVMGADSPLIASKRVGATQTPGGTGALRLSADFIANCLPGKGIWLSDPTWPIHETIYAAAGLKVSHYPYVGSDNKLNVPAMLETLKTIPEGDVVLLHACCHNPTGFDLSQDDWQAVLEIVKQRNLLPLIDFAYQGFGDGLEEDAWAVRLFAGALPELLITSSCSKNFGLYRERTGALLVCADTTEKLMDVRSQLSATARNLWSNPPDHGAAVVAEILGDPELKALWAEEVEEMRSRIAQLRVGLVEALTPLGLGERFAHISVQRGMFSYTGMNDHQVARLRNEHSVYMVAAGRANVAGIDATRLDELAAAFAAVCRD, encoded by the coding sequence ATGCATTTTTCACAGATCCAGCGCGTACCGGACGATCCCATCCTGGGCCTGATTCAGGCCTACGCCAAAGACCCGAATCCAAACAAGTTCGACCTGGGCGTGGGCGTGTATAAAGACGCGCAGGGTCTGACCACTATTCCCCGCGCGGTGAAAATCGCCGAGCAGCGGCTGGTCGACTCGCAGCCCACCAAGAGTTACATCGGTGGCCATGGCGAACCGCGTTTCGGCACGCTGATCTGTGAGCTGGTCATGGGCGCCGATTCGCCGCTGATCGCCAGCAAACGCGTCGGCGCCACCCAGACACCTGGCGGCACCGGCGCGCTGCGTTTGAGCGCCGACTTCATTGCCAACTGCCTGCCGGGCAAGGGCATCTGGCTGAGCGATCCGACCTGGCCGATTCACGAAACCATCTACGCCGCGGCGGGCCTGAAGGTCAGTCACTATCCCTACGTGGGCAGCGACAACAAGCTCAATGTGCCGGCCATGCTGGAGACGTTGAAGACCATTCCCGAGGGCGATGTTGTCCTGCTGCATGCGTGCTGCCACAACCCGACCGGGTTTGATCTGTCCCAGGATGACTGGCAAGCGGTGCTGGAAATCGTCAAGCAACGCAACCTGCTGCCGCTGATCGACTTCGCGTATCAGGGTTTTGGCGATGGTCTCGAGGAGGACGCGTGGGCGGTTCGCCTGTTCGCCGGCGCGCTGCCTGAGCTGCTGATCACCAGTTCGTGCTCGAAAAACTTCGGTCTGTACCGCGAGCGCACCGGCGCCTTGCTGGTCTGCGCCGACACCACCGAGAAGCTGATGGATGTGCGCAGTCAGCTGTCGGCGACGGCCCGTAATCTGTGGTCGAACCCGCCGGATCATGGCGCCGCCGTGGTCGCCGAGATTCTGGGCGATCCTGAACTGAAAGCCCTGTGGGCTGAAGAAGTGGAAGAAATGCGCAGCCGCATTGCGCAACTTCGGGTGGGGCTGGTCGAGGCACTGACACCGCTGGGTCTGGGTGAACGCTTCGCCCACATTAGCGTGCAGCGCGGCATGTTTTCCTACACCGGCATGAACGACCACCAGGTGGCGCGTCTGCGCAACGAGCACAGCGTGTACATGGTGGCGGCGGGTCGAGCCAACGTCGCGGGGATTGACGCGACGCGGCTGGACGAACTGGCAGCGGCGTTTGCGGCAGTTTGCAGGGACTGA
- a CDS encoding MFS transporter — protein MPDASSAAPQRPMAVTLQVVSIVLFTFIGYLNIGIPLAVLPGYVHTDLGFGAVAAGLVISVQYLATLLSRPYAGRFIDTRGPKKAVIIGLFGCGLSGVFMLLADWLDAWPMVSLISLFVGRLVLGSAESLVGSGSIGWGIGRVGAANTAKVISWNGIASYGALAIGAPVGVLLVNALGLWSMGISIMLLAALGISLAWKKTPAPLVHGERLPFLHVLGRVLPHGTGLALGSIGFGTIATFITLYYASHTWPNAVLCLSLFGACFIGARLLFGSLINRIGGFRVAIACLSVETLGLLLLWLAPNPNLALAGAALTGFGFSLVFPALGVEAVNLVPPASRGAAVGAYSLFIDLSLGITGPVAGAVAAGFGFASIFLFAALASLSGVGLSVYLYKHAKRTREKPAAL, from the coding sequence ATGCCAGACGCTTCGAGCGCTGCCCCTCAACGTCCTATGGCTGTCACGCTGCAGGTTGTTTCCATCGTGCTGTTCACCTTCATCGGCTACCTGAACATCGGTATCCCGCTGGCCGTATTGCCTGGCTATGTGCACACCGACCTTGGCTTCGGCGCCGTAGCTGCCGGGCTGGTGATCAGCGTGCAATACCTCGCGACACTGCTCAGCCGCCCCTACGCCGGGCGCTTCATCGACACCCGAGGCCCGAAGAAAGCGGTGATCATCGGCCTGTTCGGCTGCGGGTTGAGCGGCGTGTTCATGCTCCTCGCCGACTGGCTCGACGCCTGGCCAATGGTCAGCCTGATCAGCCTGTTCGTGGGCCGACTGGTGCTCGGCAGCGCGGAAAGCCTGGTTGGCTCGGGGTCCATTGGCTGGGGCATCGGCCGCGTCGGCGCTGCCAATACGGCGAAAGTGATTTCATGGAACGGCATCGCCAGCTACGGCGCACTGGCCATCGGCGCGCCCGTGGGGGTGTTGCTGGTCAACGCGCTGGGGCTGTGGAGCATGGGCATCAGCATCATGCTGCTGGCGGCGCTGGGGATTTCCCTGGCCTGGAAGAAAACCCCGGCACCGCTGGTGCATGGCGAGCGCTTGCCGTTCCTGCACGTGCTTGGCCGCGTGCTGCCCCATGGCACCGGGCTGGCGCTGGGTTCGATCGGCTTCGGCACCATCGCGACGTTCATCACGCTGTATTACGCCAGCCACACCTGGCCCAATGCGGTGTTGTGCCTGAGCCTGTTCGGCGCCTGCTTTATCGGCGCACGCCTGCTGTTCGGCAGCCTGATCAACCGCATCGGCGGCTTCCGCGTGGCGATTGCCTGCCTGTCAGTGGAGACCTTGGGGTTGCTGCTGCTGTGGCTGGCGCCAAACCCGAATCTGGCGTTGGCCGGTGCGGCACTGACCGGCTTTGGCTTCTCACTGGTGTTCCCGGCGCTCGGTGTTGAAGCGGTGAATCTGGTGCCGCCGGCCAGTCGCGGTGCGGCGGTGGGGGCTTATTCGCTGTTCATCGACCTGTCGCTGGGGATTACCGGGCCGGTGGCAGGCGCCGTGGCAGCAGGTTTCGGCTTTGCGTCGATCTTCCTGTTTGCCGCGCTGGCTTCACTGAGCGGAGTGGGGCTGAGCGTCTATCTGTACAAGCATGCGAAAAGGACGCGGGAAAAGCCGGCGGCGCTGTGA
- the arfB gene encoding alternative ribosome rescue aminoacyl-tRNA hydrolase ArfB, which yields MLIISNNIHLPDSDVELTAIRAQGAGGQNVNKVSSAMHLRFDINASSLPPFYKERLLALRDSRITSDGVLVIKAQQYRTQEQNRADALERLSELIISAGKVEKKRRPTKPTLGSKTRRLELKTKRGSIKAGRGKVDF from the coding sequence ATGCTGATCATCTCCAACAACATCCATCTGCCGGACAGCGACGTCGAGCTGACCGCCATCCGTGCGCAGGGTGCGGGTGGTCAGAACGTCAACAAGGTGTCCAGCGCCATGCACCTGCGCTTCGACATCAACGCCTCGTCGCTGCCGCCGTTCTACAAGGAACGCCTGCTGGCGCTGCGTGACAGCCGCATCACCAGCGACGGCGTGCTGGTCATCAAGGCGCAGCAATACCGGACGCAGGAGCAGAACCGTGCCGATGCGCTGGAACGCCTGAGCGAGCTGATCATCAGTGCGGGGAAGGTCGAGAAGAAGCGCCGGCCGACCAAGCCGACCCTGGGCTCGAAGACCCGCCGGCTGGAATTAAAGACCAAGCGCGGGTCGATCAAGGCAGGGCGGGGCAAGGTGGATTTTTGA
- a CDS encoding amino acid permease, whose protein sequence is MSENMSHSGDLKRGLKNRHIQLIALGGAIGTGLFLGSAGVLKSAGPSMILGYAVCGFIAFMIMRQLGEMIVEEPVAGSFSHFAHNYWGGFAGFLSGWNCWVLYILVGMSELTAVGKYIQYWWPEVPAWASAAVFFVMINVINLANVKVFGEAEFWFAIIKVVAILGMIALGSYLLVSGDGGPQASVSNLWDRGGFFPHGVSGLVMALAFIMFSFGGLEMLGFTAAEADQPRTIIPKAINQVIYRILIFYIGSLVVLLSLTPWDALLIDLNASGDAYSGSPFVHVFSMLGSTTAAHILNFVVLTAALSVYNSGTYCNARMLFGMAEQGDAPQSLARVDSRGVPVRAILVSAAVTLIAVLLNYLMPQNALELLMSLVVATLVINWAMISYSHLKFREHLNRIGQQPLFKALWYPYGNYFCLAFVVLILAIMLMIPGIRISVYAIPVWLAAMWAFYVIKNKRRANSESMAQRTSIIK, encoded by the coding sequence ATGAGTGAAAACATGTCCCATTCGGGTGACTTGAAGCGTGGTCTGAAGAACCGTCACATCCAGCTGATCGCCCTCGGTGGAGCAATTGGCACGGGTTTGTTCCTGGGCTCGGCAGGGGTGCTGAAGTCCGCTGGCCCGTCGATGATCCTTGGCTACGCCGTCTGCGGCTTCATCGCCTTCATGATCATGCGCCAGCTGGGCGAAATGATCGTCGAAGAGCCGGTGGCCGGATCGTTCAGCCATTTTGCCCACAACTACTGGGGTGGCTTTGCCGGCTTTCTGTCGGGCTGGAACTGCTGGGTTCTGTACATTCTGGTGGGCATGTCCGAACTGACCGCCGTCGGCAAATACATCCAGTACTGGTGGCCGGAGGTCCCGGCGTGGGCATCGGCGGCGGTGTTCTTCGTGATGATCAACGTCATCAACCTGGCCAACGTGAAGGTCTTTGGCGAGGCTGAATTCTGGTTCGCGATCATCAAGGTGGTGGCGATTCTGGGGATGATCGCTCTGGGCAGCTATCTGCTGGTCAGTGGCGACGGTGGCCCGCAAGCGTCGGTGAGCAACCTGTGGGATCGGGGCGGCTTCTTCCCCCATGGCGTGAGCGGGCTGGTCATGGCGCTGGCGTTCATCATGTTCTCCTTCGGCGGCCTGGAAATGCTCGGCTTCACCGCAGCCGAAGCGGACCAACCGCGCACCATCATTCCCAAGGCCATCAACCAGGTCATCTACCGGATTCTGATTTTCTACATTGGCTCGCTGGTGGTGCTGCTGTCGCTGACGCCGTGGGACGCCTTGCTGATTGACCTCAATGCGTCTGGCGATGCCTACAGCGGCAGCCCGTTCGTGCATGTGTTCTCGATGCTGGGCAGTACCACGGCGGCGCACATTCTCAACTTCGTCGTGCTGACGGCGGCCTTGTCGGTCTACAACAGCGGCACCTATTGCAACGCGCGCATGTTGTTTGGCATGGCCGAGCAGGGTGATGCGCCGCAGTCACTGGCGCGGGTCGACAGCCGTGGCGTCCCGGTGCGGGCGATTCTGGTGTCGGCGGCGGTGACGCTGATTGCCGTGCTGCTCAACTACCTGATGCCGCAAAACGCCCTCGAGCTGTTGATGTCGCTGGTGGTCGCCACGTTGGTGATCAACTGGGCGATGATCAGCTATTCGCACCTCAAGTTCCGTGAACACCTGAACCGGATCGGCCAGCAGCCGCTGTTCAAGGCGCTGTGGTACCCGTACGGCAATTACTTCTGTCTGGCGTTTGTGGTGCTGATTCTTGCGATCATGCTGATGATTCCCGGCATCCGGATTTCGGTGTACGCGATCCCGGTCTGGCTGGCGGCGATGTGGGCGTTTTATGTGATCAAGAACAAGCGCCGGGCCAACAGCGAGTCGATGGCCCAGCGCACGTCGATCATCAAGTAA
- a CDS encoding leucyl aminopeptidase: protein MDNSSAIEHFLYYLQRHPAVTGMTTPQVLLAHTPEYRSIVDGIIESSTARDFFRFSTLPLDTSPVGELAKAITDADLFVLFYDASTLPNPRAEGPPFIRQLQEVMSAHWKKSLLFKDYGDYFYDTFSVEPERIAQLNAALISTMNEGETLSFSDDHGSYFEAPLRELKKWTNINGVGNYDLAPGEIATHSESINGHVRFLGTFLSTIPFARKYGIIESPLELWIENSVVTRIATDVPGLEHDFNKYLDANPSNRRIEELGIGTNEGVSQLYARNAGFEERHCGLHLGLGGGAKGSHHMDLIFNSGSLAVDKRVVFDGTAYVV from the coding sequence ATGGACAACAGCAGCGCCATCGAACACTTCCTGTATTACCTGCAACGCCACCCCGCCGTCACCGGCATGACCACTCCCCAAGTACTACTGGCCCACACCCCGGAATACCGCAGCATCGTCGACGGCATCATCGAGAGCTCGACGGCTCGGGATTTCTTTCGGTTCAGCACCCTGCCGCTGGACACTTCCCCTGTGGGCGAGCTGGCAAAGGCCATCACCGATGCCGATCTTTTCGTCCTGTTCTACGACGCCTCGACGCTGCCCAATCCTCGCGCGGAGGGGCCACCGTTCATTCGCCAGTTGCAGGAGGTGATGTCGGCGCACTGGAAGAAGTCCTTGCTGTTCAAGGATTACGGCGACTATTTCTACGACACGTTCAGCGTTGAGCCCGAGCGCATCGCCCAATTAAATGCGGCGCTGATCAGCACCATGAATGAAGGCGAGACCCTCAGTTTCAGCGACGATCACGGCTCGTACTTCGAGGCCCCGCTGCGCGAGCTGAAAAAGTGGACCAACATCAACGGTGTCGGCAATTACGACCTGGCGCCGGGCGAGATTGCCACCCACAGCGAATCCATCAACGGTCATGTGCGGTTTCTCGGTACGTTTCTCAGCACCATCCCTTTCGCGCGCAAATACGGGATCATCGAGTCGCCACTGGAATTGTGGATCGAGAACTCCGTGGTGACCCGCATTGCCACGGACGTGCCGGGGCTGGAGCACGACTTCAATAAATACCTGGACGCCAACCCCTCGAACCGGCGCATCGAAGAACTGGGGATCGGCACCAACGAAGGCGTCAGTCAGCTGTACGCGCGCAACGCAGGTTTCGAAGAACGCCATTGCGGGCTGCATCTGGGCCTGGGCGGCGGTGCCAAGGGCAGCCATCACATGGACCTGATTTTCAACAGCGGCTCACTGGCCGTGGACAAGCGCGTGGTGTTCGACGGGACTGCCTACGTCGTCTGA
- the rluB gene encoding 23S rRNA pseudouridine(2605) synthase RluB: protein MSEQDKQDKEIGPAGEKLQKVLARIGVGSRRDVEAWIGEGRIKVNGVQATLGQRVDLHDAITVDGRVIRREEAAETVRRVVMYNKPDGEICTRDDPEGRPTVFDRLPRPKEGRWINIGRLDINTTGLLMFTTDGELANRLMHPSFEMDREYAVRVRGEVDDDMLARLKAGVVLEDGPARFTDIQQAPGGEGFNHWYHCVVMEGRNREVRRLWESQGLVVSRLKRVRFGPVFLNSDLPMGRWREMSQQEVDILSAEVGLTPVAMPQMNAKTKDKLERLQRQSSRPLGKGERVRQVRPAKDAVSPDRPAREPRLADGERPARKPAESGRPARTPRPAIGGRGDTARGGNPRGDSARSESGRGTPVAERPSDMNKRPAKPKPSRPGVGLVDDKTPSGKRRGPPSGSGQRPGFGRRKPE from the coding sequence ATGAGTGAACAAGACAAGCAAGACAAAGAGATCGGCCCAGCAGGCGAAAAACTGCAGAAGGTTCTGGCGCGCATTGGCGTCGGTTCCCGTCGCGACGTTGAAGCCTGGATCGGCGAAGGCCGCATCAAGGTCAACGGCGTTCAGGCCACTCTCGGTCAGCGCGTCGATCTGCACGACGCCATCACGGTCGACGGTCGCGTGATCCGCCGCGAAGAAGCCGCCGAGACCGTTCGCCGCGTCGTCATGTACAACAAGCCGGACGGTGAAATCTGCACCCGTGACGACCCTGAAGGCCGTCCAACCGTGTTTGATCGCCTGCCGCGCCCTAAAGAAGGCCGCTGGATCAATATCGGCCGTCTGGACATCAACACCACCGGCTTGCTGATGTTCACCACCGACGGTGAACTGGCCAACCGCCTGATGCACCCCTCGTTCGAAATGGACCGCGAGTACGCCGTGCGCGTCCGTGGCGAAGTCGACGACGACATGCTGGCGCGCCTGAAGGCTGGCGTGGTGCTGGAAGACGGCCCGGCGCGTTTCACCGACATCCAGCAGGCGCCGGGTGGCGAAGGTTTCAACCACTGGTACCACTGCGTGGTCATGGAAGGCCGCAACCGTGAAGTTCGCCGGTTGTGGGAATCCCAGGGCTTGGTGGTCAGCCGCCTGAAGCGCGTGCGTTTCGGTCCGGTGTTCCTCAATTCCGATCTGCCGATGGGTCGCTGGCGCGAAATGAGTCAGCAGGAAGTCGACATCCTCAGCGCCGAGGTCGGCCTGACGCCGGTCGCGATGCCGCAGATGAATGCCAAGACCAAGGACAAGCTGGAGCGTTTGCAGCGCCAGTCGTCCCGTCCGTTGGGCAAGGGCGAGCGTGTGCGTCAGGTTCGTCCGGCCAAGGATGCAGTGTCCCCGGATCGTCCGGCCCGCGAGCCGCGTCTGGCGGATGGCGAGCGCCCGGCGCGCAAGCCTGCGGAAAGCGGTCGTCCGGCGCGCACGCCGCGTCCGGCCATCGGTGGTCGTGGCGACACTGCGCGCGGCGGCAATCCACGGGGTGACAGCGCGCGCAGTGAAAGCGGTCGTGGCACGCCGGTCGCGGAGCGTCCGAGCGACATGAACAAGCGTCCTGCCAAGCCGAAGCCTTCGCGTCCCGGCGTCGGTCTCGTGGACGACAAGACCCCGTCCGGCAAGCGCCGCGGCCCGCCAAGCGGCTCCGGTCAGCGTCCGGGCTTTGGTCGTCGCAAGCCCGAGTAA
- a CDS encoding DUF1289 domain-containing protein, producing MSTKNPCISLCKFDEEICLGCGRSKREIKSWKKMEKDEKRSVLAESALRLIKLKGASRRKKK from the coding sequence ATGAGCACCAAGAATCCCTGCATCAGCCTCTGCAAGTTCGACGAAGAGATCTGCCTGGGCTGCGGTCGCAGCAAGCGCGAGATCAAATCCTGGAAGAAGATGGAGAAGGACGAAAAACGCTCGGTGCTCGCCGAGTCGGCGCTGCGGTTGATCAAGCTCAAGGGCGCCAGTCGGCGGAAAAAGAAGTGA
- the scpB gene encoding SMC-Scp complex subunit ScpB, translating to MNLNEPRDLAPLLEAFLLASGKPQSLERLYELFEEGERPEPPVFKKALTLLGKSCDNRAFELKEVATGYRLQIREKFAPWVGRLWEERPQRYSRALLETMALIAYRQPITRGEIEDVRGVAVNTNIVKTLMEREWIRIVGYRDVPGKPAMFATTKAFLDHFNLKNLDELPPLADLREMETEPVLEFDDAPVPAHLQALADASLSLDADAEPEAPRDETSFRSLLAELDTMEQGLKIDFDDLLLDEPDKESELEEPPQDDEDPR from the coding sequence ATGAACCTGAATGAACCCCGCGATCTGGCGCCGTTGCTCGAAGCGTTTCTGCTCGCCTCCGGAAAACCGCAGTCCCTGGAGCGCCTCTACGAGCTGTTTGAAGAAGGTGAGCGGCCCGAACCGCCGGTGTTCAAAAAGGCGCTGACGTTGCTGGGCAAATCCTGCGACAACCGCGCCTTTGAGCTGAAGGAAGTCGCCACCGGCTACCGCTTGCAGATCCGCGAGAAGTTTGCGCCCTGGGTCGGGCGCCTGTGGGAAGAGCGGCCGCAGCGTTATTCGCGGGCCCTGCTGGAAACCATGGCGCTGATCGCCTATCGCCAGCCGATTACCCGGGGCGAGATCGAGGACGTGCGCGGCGTCGCGGTCAACACCAACATCGTCAAGACCCTGATGGAGCGCGAATGGATCAGGATCGTTGGCTACCGCGACGTGCCCGGCAAGCCGGCGATGTTCGCCACCACCAAGGCTTTTCTCGACCACTTCAACCTGAAGAACCTCGACGAACTACCGCCGCTGGCCGACCTGCGCGAGATGGAAACCGAGCCGGTGCTGGAGTTCGACGACGCGCCTGTGCCCGCGCATTTGCAGGCGTTGGCCGACGCCAGTCTGTCGCTCGATGCTGACGCAGAGCCTGAAGCGCCCCGGGACGAGACCAGTTTCCGCAGCCTGCTGGCCGAGCTGGATACCATGGAGCAGGGCCTGAAAATCGACTTCGATGATTTATTGCTCGATGAGCCCGATAAAGAGTCTGAATTGGAAGAACCGCCGCAGGACGATGAAGATCCGCGGTGA
- a CDS encoding segregation and condensation protein A, producing the protein MEVFLEAFEGPLDLLLYLIRKQNINILDIPVAEITRQYMGYVELMKTVRLELAAEYLVMAAMLAEIKSRMLLPRSEMAEEEEGDPRAELIRRLQQYERFKAAAENIDQLSRVGRDIVIPRLEAPEARVRKLLPDVALEELLMSMADVLRRGDMFESHQVSREALSTRERMSDVLERLKGAGFVPFAELFTAEEGRLGVVVTFMAVLELVKEQLVELVQNEAFAVIHVRARAE; encoded by the coding sequence CTGGAAGTGTTCCTCGAAGCCTTCGAAGGCCCGCTGGACTTGCTGCTGTACCTGATCCGCAAACAGAACATCAACATCCTCGACATCCCCGTGGCGGAAATCACCCGTCAGTACATGGGTTATGTCGAGCTGATGAAAACCGTGCGCCTGGAGCTCGCCGCCGAATACCTGGTCATGGCGGCCATGCTCGCCGAGATCAAGTCGCGCATGCTGCTGCCCCGCTCGGAAATGGCCGAAGAGGAAGAGGGTGATCCCCGCGCCGAACTGATCCGTCGCTTGCAGCAGTACGAGCGGTTCAAGGCGGCGGCAGAAAACATCGATCAACTGTCTCGCGTGGGCCGCGACATCGTCATACCCAGGCTGGAGGCGCCCGAAGCGCGGGTGCGCAAGTTGTTGCCGGACGTCGCCCTCGAAGAGCTGTTGATGTCGATGGCCGACGTCCTGCGCCGGGGCGATATGTTTGAAAGCCACCAGGTCAGCCGCGAAGCGCTGTCCACCCGCGAGCGTATGAGCGATGTGCTGGAGCGCTTGAAAGGCGCGGGTTTCGTGCCCTTCGCCGAGCTGTTCACGGCTGAAGAGGGACGGCTGGGCGTGGTGGTGACGTTCATGGCCGTGCTGGAATTGGTCAAGGAGCAACTGGTGGAGCTGGTGCAAAACGAAGCCTTCGCCGTTATTCATGTGCGGGCGCGAGCCGAATAA
- a CDS encoding L-threonylcarbamoyladenylate synthase has protein sequence MSQFFQVHPENPQARLIKQAVEIIRAGGLVVYPTDSSYALGCQMGDKTAVERIRRLRQLDDKHNFTLMCSDLSQLGLFAKVDTAAFRVLKAHTPGPYTFILGATRDVPRLVLHPKRRTIGLRVPGHPIAQALLQELGEPLMSVSLIMPGETIPMSDPFEMRGILEHQVDLIIDAGEGGISASTVVNLTDGEPQVVRVGCGDPTPFGVEVE, from the coding sequence GTGAGTCAATTTTTCCAGGTCCACCCGGAGAATCCGCAAGCGCGCCTGATCAAACAGGCCGTGGAAATCATCCGGGCGGGCGGTCTGGTGGTGTATCCCACCGATTCGTCCTACGCATTGGGTTGCCAGATGGGCGACAAGACGGCCGTCGAGCGCATCCGTCGCCTGCGTCAACTCGATGACAAGCACAACTTCACGCTGATGTGCAGCGATCTGTCGCAGCTGGGGTTGTTCGCCAAGGTCGACACGGCGGCGTTCCGCGTCCTGAAAGCGCACACGCCGGGGCCTTACACCTTCATCCTCGGCGCCACCCGTGACGTGCCGCGTCTGGTGCTGCACCCCAAGCGGCGCACCATCGGTTTGCGCGTGCCGGGTCATCCCATCGCGCAGGCGCTGTTGCAGGAGCTGGGCGAGCCGCTGATGAGCGTGAGCCTGATCATGCCGGGCGAGACTATTCCGATGAGCGACCCCTTCGAGATGCGCGGGATCCTCGAGCATCAGGTGGACCTGATCATCGACGCCGGCGAGGGCGGCATTTCGGCGTCGACCGTGGTGAATCTGACCGATGGCGAGCCCCAGGTGGTGCGCGTGGGGTGCGGCGATCCGACGCCGTTCGGGGTCGAAGTCGAGTGA
- a CDS encoding PHP domain-containing protein has protein sequence MNVDLHCHSTASDGALAPAVLVARAHEHGVKVLALTDHDTLEGLAEARAAAVALGMQLIDGIELSCTWGGATIHVLGYAFDVNAPQLREAIEQLHTGRWLRAEEISRKLAMKGMPGALEGARAVQQALGDSGNAPARPHFADFLVNQGFVKDRAEAFRKWLGAGKLGDVKQHWPTLEQTVVTLRAAGAWISLAHPSHYDFTRSKRRKLVADFIQAGGHAIEVVNGLQPADQVGSLAILAREFGLLVSAGSDFHAPGAWSEIGVYRPLPEDLPPLWCRFKHDQPTAV, from the coding sequence ATGAACGTCGATCTGCACTGCCACAGCACCGCTTCCGATGGCGCCCTTGCGCCCGCGGTACTTGTCGCACGTGCCCACGAGCACGGCGTGAAAGTCCTCGCGCTGACCGATCACGACACCCTCGAAGGCCTCGCCGAGGCCCGTGCTGCGGCGGTTGCACTGGGTATGCAGCTGATCGATGGCATCGAATTGTCCTGCACCTGGGGCGGTGCCACCATTCATGTGCTGGGCTATGCGTTCGATGTAAATGCCCCGCAATTGCGTGAGGCCATCGAGCAATTGCACACCGGCCGCTGGCTGCGGGCCGAAGAAATAAGCCGCAAGTTGGCGATGAAAGGTATGCCCGGCGCGCTCGAAGGTGCCCGCGCAGTTCAGCAGGCGCTGGGCGACAGCGGCAATGCGCCGGCCCGACCGCACTTTGCCGACTTTCTGGTCAACCAGGGTTTCGTCAAGGACCGCGCCGAAGCGTTCCGCAAATGGCTCGGCGCGGGCAAGCTGGGCGACGTCAAGCAACACTGGCCGACCCTTGAGCAAACGGTGGTGACCCTGCGCGCCGCCGGTGCGTGGATCAGCCTGGCGCACCCTTCGCATTACGATTTCACCCGCAGCAAGCGTCGCAAGCTGGTCGCCGACTTTATCCAGGCCGGCGGTCACGCGATAGAAGTGGTCAACGGCCTGCAGCCTGCCGATCAGGTCGGCAGTCTGGCGATTCTGGCCCGTGAGTTCGGTCTGCTGGTCAGTGCCGGCAGTGATTTTCATGCCCCAGGCGCTTGGTCTGAAATCGGCGTTTATCGCCCATTGCCCGAAGACCTGCCGCCCCTTTGGTGTCGGTTCAAACATGACCAGCCTACTGCCGTCTGA